ACTTCAGAGCCCCACGTGCTTGCGTGACGGCTCAAAAGCAGCCAGTGGTCTAGCTTCCAATGTTAGCGAGTCGACGCTAAAGCTATGGCAGTCgtttgtgtggggggagagtggtATCTTTCAAGCTGTGACAAATTATTACTTGCAGTACATACCAAACATAACAGGTAGGGTAGAGTTTTCACTGCATGCTtgcttttatttgtatttacttTTACATAGCAGATGACAATGTGGCCATATAGCTAAGATGGCTAGCTAGTAGCAGGATGCCTCCATTGAGTGTTTTCTGCCCTTAAATTTCAGAGACCCGTTTGTTTTTGACTGCAGCACAGCGGAAAACAAGCCAAAAGGCACAAGAACTGACAACAAAGGGTAGTATTAGTTATAGTTGGCTAATCCCTTGTATAACCCCTGTCGAAGTTGTATATTGATCCCAATAAGAACATCTTAAAGCGATGCACCCACATTATGATATAGCTAGCCTAACTACTAAATTGTAAGAAGTTGGCTCGCACTGttttaaataataaaatgttttcCCTCATTGTAAGTATAATGTACTTGGACCAAAGGAATCATCACGATGCCTCACCTTAAaagcatttatttttttatgtgtATGTATCCCTATTTTTGTAGGCATAGTTGTGCTTCGGAAGAAAAAGGAAGTGATACAATTTTGGCGCTTGCAGTTTCCTTGTCTGGGAAGCTGGTGGCGTTGACAGATAACAACAAACGGCTTGTACTTTTTGGGACCGAACCCTCCTGGCAGTGTATTAGTACAAGGTATATGAAGTCAAAACGCATTTTACTCAGTGTGCTGTGTGAACGTGTAAAATGGCTGACATGTGTTTCCAGGAGGCTGGTGAGACGGTGCACCTCTCTGGTGTTCACACAGACTGAGGAGGAGTTACTGGCAGCTGACAAGTCAGGAGATGTCTATTCCCTCTCTGTGGTGGAGCCCAGAAAGGCAGGGGAGTTGAAGCTTGGGCACCTGTCAATGTTGCTGGCCATGGTAAATACGCACCCCTTTCACCAAGTTTACTTGAGTGGCATGCTGAAGACTTTCTTTTAGTAATTTTTATTTTGGGACTGCTTACTTCCAGACTTTGAGCCCCAATGACAAGTATGTCATCACAGCTGACCGAGATGAGAAAATCCGGGTCAGCTACTTGAAGTCACCCTACAACATCCAATCATTCTGCCTAGGACATCGAGAGTGAGTATGGCGACTTGGATTATCTGTTCAAATCCATGCTGAACCACccagtatttttttattatggTATTTTATCCATGTTTAATGATGGGAACTTGGAGCACTTATCAGATTGTTTGTAATGATCgcgatgatgtcggtgacacacgCAGATCTTTGGAATTATAGATGGTGCATTTGTTatacagctggtgatgacagtacttgtcagtggttttggtacctattGATTTGATTCACATGACGTCACTGTAGCTTTGCGCCGCCATCTTACCTACCTACTCGGCCTTAGAAATGCCTGCAATATGCCTGCTTTTTCCCTCTGTTTCGGTGAAGTTCATCTCGGTGAATTCTGCTCaggtcgaggaggacagccaTTAAGAGAGAACGCGATTCCCTATTGATCTGtcgcatcagaattttgatttgggtcacgaaagtcttgcaatttgagtgagaatgcgtCGCCCGCATAGtagtaggcggcagccatgccttGGTCCCccggttttgacgttagcctcagagtcagactcgggcGTTCACTggcagtgttcacaatgttgtatttaactccattctacaccacaaatgtcagggaggactgcttttggtAGATACGAGCCTACCGAAGATAGCGAGAATattggatttctttaaccaagcctgtttcattcgtcatttgcctgaaaaagcgacctccgttagccaggctagttttgaccGTTTCActaggtcaggctatttaaaggtttcGGACAAATGACTTTTGTGCATAGAACGTAAGTGCCTCAAAATGTCAAGCCCTGCATCTTgattttaaaggggtgattgactgggtttttaagggtatttcacactgttccttaaggtctccgaatagggtatgtaacattggttgggttgaaaatggcccgggtgctgttctatgccccctgatagatcctctgaaaatttcccgggaaaaaacactagcttttctccttttatggtatgctcattaatatttagatgagctgcgcgctgattggttggttttcaacgagtgaagctggggagaaaaaacgcaacacggccaacagcactcactgaaacaccgaaggtggagacttgaaataaaaacgcgcaaataaatctattgtgtctacacaacactgttttcaaccgattgactagatatcatttgaaatgataacgttagttgtttccacttctgttgtcgaagcagactggattgacttaggtgggtagaacgttacagcttatagcaaccaaactagatcgtgattcaactcggcttcagttagctagctctagacatcttgctgaaaaataacctgacaaagatctggacgaacatgcatcgtgaattgtagatttacataacaacatgggttatttatttgaatggaacagtcaggaacatgaaacaacgttagccccattgccaataaactaggctaaatcatcacacattctacctatgctcttgcgttagcaagctaaactagtttacatgcctacagtctgggtgttttcgctatctagctgttcttgcattccttgcaaatcagcgttaataaaaagcagatgagctagagtctagctaacattgactagacgggcatgctgatgtttgtctataccgtagcgtaggagatccctgtgcagttcgaccctcgacacatttgcgctaaccatttcaccaaggacggttttgaaaacctgggacaatgtagctaaagcaggatttgctatgaagctgttgctgaaaagaggtgcgttagccttacgttcatcacaaccgcaagctgtagtatgattttgtcggtaacagttattagcaatgctaacgtatcctgtatctagcacctgcctttctccagttctttcaaatagataatctagacaggcgttagcaataggccagactgctatttgttttctggctattttttcggaagcttcccttctaatgccgactacagctagtctaggtagagtcatttgctaagtaaagtatgttgatgtgtttagaaacgtatttagcattctacctatgctagatacaggagacgttagcattgctaataactgttaccgacaaaatcatactgtagcctgcttacagcttgcggttgcgatgagcgtacagtcggaacagcacatcttttcaggttcagcttcttagcaaatcctgcttgaaattgtccaaggttgtcaaaactgtcttgggtgaaatgttcagagcaaatgaataattgtgtcgaacttcgccgggatcttctcatagacaaacagcagccatgcctgtcgaatgcacacagcatttacgaccatggtccattttcaatatccttgttatacttcaaaacattattctttgtaattgcttagtagcctacacagagcagcgcgcagctaaactagcatcAGAGATCTATGCTACCTTGGACTGGGCaagaacaccagtgagtgggctggtctggatgtaaattttggggcgtgacaaagatacaaaccagagccaaaaaaggcggtccccggactgacgtcagtccggtggctttgttgaaaagctagcgttttacagccaaattttcattcattttgagatttgcataggaaagaggtgtcaatggactttgaggttcactgtatgttcattttacccaccgaactgtcgttattcaactaggACAAGgaaaaatcggttttgcaatcaatcacccctttaaagaaCATTGTCAAGATTAATGACAGCTAGCCGTGAGCTTAAGTGGCACTAAGATGAGTGCTTGCTAGCTCTTAACCACTTAGCTAACAACTCGCTACCTAGTCAGAGTAAACTACCAccaaaaacatacatttgattTCTTTCAAATAATAAATAACTTTCCCATGATTAAATATAAGTCCTTGGTGGCCATGTGCCGCACTTTCACATCATTCACCCATCCAGCCACAGCATATTGATAAACATCCGTACTCTTGAAAGCCTTCAAGCTATCCCCACTGTATGGGGAGGGTTATGTACAAGATAAATGTTTATAGCTAGCTCTTTCATGGAAAGCCAATTGGGACAAGCCTGGGGCAGATAATAAGGAACCAAAGAAAACTGGGGGTAACAAATAGGCTAAGGATCGGAGCTTAAAAttgattttttctttttttcgacatatctgtctcactttctcatTGAAATCGGCAGTGTGGGCGGCCATACTGGGCGAGATCGGTAGTGCATATGACGGCGGTCTGTTTGGAAGTGACGTGGGTGGCATCTATGAATATTTCCCAGATCACAATTTAAATTATTTATCtcctgaagtacttgttcaacctccacatcatctattcTCATCAAATTGACAATGTAGCCTTCTGTCTGCTGTTTTCTACGTTATCAAtttgttgatcaaaatgtaattGAACATGCCTTTATATTATTGCTCTGAAGGCATGTTTCTGTATCAATTTTGTTTAATATTAGCCTACGTATTGATAGGCTAATCTTGGGCTACTATGTCTATAACAAACCAATAATTCTGCACTGAAAGTTACCGATTTTGCTCGTATCTTTCACACACTGTAAGAATACTCTGAGGTGGAGCTAGTTGCATTAATTAACAAAGCTAAATTTCCCTTACTCTGGTGCGTTAAGCGCTTAGTTTAAATTGTGAATACCTTTGTTAATCACATTAGTTCATGAACAGaacaaaatatagctgcaagcagggTTCtcctcaaaatggcaaaatattataaaaatgtaaattgtagaaggtcaagagttggacaacgaGAGCAACATTAATTTATGCTTTGCaaacaggctgaatggagacTCAAACTCAAGAGCCTGTGGGTTGCAAGTCAGCTTCTCTATTCTCTGCTACATATCAACTGTTTAGTTGTATTattagaaagggcagagtattagctttggttagCTTTAGGACAAAGTTTAAGCAGTTATCAGTTAATTCAGTCATCTttcatatcaaggtgaaattgcgcatggtacagaATGTCATCTGTAAGCCATATTGTCTTGTATTCATTTTTGCTAAATATTGCTTTGAAAGACATGTATCCTACACCAAGGATACAAATCTACAACAAATGTAGGTTTTCTACACACagtgcaagaaatccgatgcactgTCTCTAGATGAAGCGGGATCTTATCTACAAAAGACAAGTTAAAAAAGGGCCAGACAGTTCTGGCTCTTCCGGTGTAGTAATCCCCTCAGAATGAAACATTGTTACcctttatgattgtgcagctagacagctactgtggtgtaCCTAGATACCTGTTTCACTAAATAGATAATCACTATCATGACAGGCTCGATGgctgtggctggatttgaacctatgaccttgcactttgcaGTTCACCGTCTCAGCCCATTgtgctattctcagtgttgggaAGCAATGCAGTTACTAtagaaaaagtaagctgtttctcctgtggcacacATTAGAACGTAAACCTTTTAGCAGGGGCGGCTGGTATAGGCTAACAGGGATAAGCCCTCCCTATCTTTTACAATAAAGTTCAGAAAActcttttttcgtttttttttacttgcaACAGATTGTTTACAATTTTGGTGGCACCTAGAGCAGCAACACCAAATAATCACAAAGCTAAAAATATCTAAAGGGGCTTCCTTTTTCCTGCCCGAAGGCATCAGCTACCATCGTGTGTGTGATAAGTTTTGAGGCAAGCTGATTTGCTGCTAGTTTGGACTAAATTCATTTAGCCCACAGGCTACTGACTTTTGACCAATGACAGCCGGGGGTGCTACTGTACAAGAGGGGGGACTTGTGAGGGACAGGTGTCTGGCACGCCCTCGTGATTTGTTGTCCATTTGGGCTAAATTcattcagccacacaggccattGACTTTTAGACCAATGACGGCAGATGTATGACAGTACAGTCAGGTGGTAGTggttagtgtgtgagagtggggaATGTGATCGTTGACATGGCTGAAGTGACTTGGGACACTGTTCAAGTTACACAAAAGACAAAATTGTACGTTCTCTGAAAGTTGGTTTGAAAGAAAGGACTGAATTCGCTTTTCTGTGGTTGTAACTTGGTATCTCGGACATAATGCACGCTGCATTTGCTGCAACGTGAACTATTGATGCATGTATAATAGCCTACACATTTTTTGCCCACCCAATATCACCACTAGCGCCAGCGCTTGCTAGTTGGAGGGGAATTTAGTTTTTTCCCTGTTTTTCCACTAATCATTAGAATGgtcataactttaaaacaatattATATTTCCAATCTGGTGTTGTACATGGGCCACATAGTTCATATGAAATATACATAGTTTTCCTGTATCTTGAAATAAGTGGTTGAAAATGAAGTTGTCTGAAGTATGGGCGGACAGAGAAGATTTGTGTAAAACAATTGCCTCGTGAAATTTTCTTGATATAGCATGATTTGCCTTAAATAACCATACATATATttatatcattagaaagccctatttattttcaatatggtgagtcgctctggataagagcgtctgctaaatgacaatgtaaatgtaaaacagttCAGGGGTTCGTTCttcgtacgtcgcttattacatccaagATAAAATGACAAATCCAAGATGACAATCTTGATGATTTAATCAGAACGGCAGAGAACACCCAAGTCTGCAAActccaggagagagggctggcaaaaagtagcagacaaattaaatgtatagtAGTGACTACGAATAgatgttttatcgcttattaggctacagtaggctaggccaagcgtgtatgtttttgtattttcataattacttttatcatctttaatgtcataacTTAATCTGGTTCCAACAAATtatgatgtaaatgacaccctcatgAGAAAACAGATAGGCTATCTCTCAaaaagtaggctatagcctGTCTCACTGTGCTAAAGGCTCTGTCTCACGCTGTTGTAGAAacatcacactgctgtaattatgacGATGGAGAAATGATCATGGTTTATATGATTGATATAGAACCACTTGATCACCTTTTTTACTTTTATACGCTATATtattgaaaaccagatgcaaagttgTTGATTGATTAGAATTGCcactaaaacataataatagCCAAATGTGGAAGTCCAGATACTTGGGGTTTGAGTGCCAGAGAGAAAAGGTGTGTAGGCCTCTCCCATGAAGGACTACATAGCCCAGATATTGAGAACTACAACCGCCTGATGTCCGGGGACAGATTTATGTCTTTagactcagtgtccctgtgcagctgggcGGCATGGCCCCACGTGGGCCTTGGAAAGAGAAAGTAGGGGGAAAGTACGGGCAATGTAAATTTTGTGACCATTGACCAACCAGGCGTTAAATGCATCTATGACCAGAGATAATGTACCAATGACAAAAGATCTCAAAATAATGGAAAGCAGATATATAGacaaatgtccggagaaaaagTTAGTCTGATCTCGAGACCACactcacgtttgttggaatcgttcctctgtgttggattctaataaacactttgcatcatacTTTGCTGCCTTTTCCGTGCTGTTTTAAAAACTTGGATATTGGATACAAATTTGGATTATTATACTTCGACAACGCAATGCACGATTAATTCGGGTTCATATTAAATTCTGCTAaatattcttgcaccttctgtaACAGGTTGTTGTCATAAAAACGGAAAAGACatggctgtgacagacttcctctaTCACCTCTGCTTATAAAGCCGCAATcaaatcttgtttacataaaataagcctgctcccgagcaggtttaagataaaggacttgttgctatgacagcaagtccagaatgagcttcgaagaaccgaacaatccaagataatgacaaatcgtcaacaatcaaatccagctaactgagttagcgacgtacggagaacgggccccaggtgTATGATTTAATATGAAAATGAGTGTAAATATGAATATTATATTAATATCATATTCTACAACCAAATGGAATTTTCAGAAATTTGGCTGTCAGGTAGGACTTCCCTCAAGTATTTCTTTTAGTGGCATTTTTAAACATTTACTCATGGCTATTgcatttcattaataaagaaccctctTTGAACCAAGCTGatttctaacaacgttgtcactggcagtatcttTGCTGGAATCACGATTCTAGTACCACctgcaaactgaaaatgtaCCCCCAGAAATGTATATAGCCtaagcttgaaatgtatttctggaAAACTAGGGACGCACCATAACCAGGTTTCGGATTCGGACGAATATTGGGCTTTTTGACGGGGTTCGGTTTCGGCCAAACCTTACAATTTCTTTCCACCGAACCCTACGCTTGCAACTACGCACGCTACGCTGGTCGACATAATGACACCGCCGTTGATTACGGGAAGGTGTTTACGTAGGTGGACCATTCAATGCAGTAggctgagagaaagtgaaaatggaACTTGTGAGCAGAAAAAGTGTTGTTTGGCAGTACTTTCAGTCAAAAGAAGGCGAGATGCATGTTCAATTTGCAATGCCGATTTGTCTCGTGGTGGCAAGGACCCTAAACAATACACATCCGCTGTTAAAACATTTGCGTATGAAACATCCAAAAGAAATTCAATAAATCTAAAAGGCTAATATTTTGGATATTGATTGGATCTTGAGATAGGGTAAACATAGGCATATGGTAATAGTCAAAATAGTTTTTCCCACTTGTCTTCCtggggggggtgttccatcaacgttgcTAACGCAAGTCacgctaacacgaataagtctcacttgggtaaacgtcaatttAGACTtaaagcctcaagccgttccactaataggcaacgctaattcaagctagacctcaataagctttactgtgcagcccagatcaggcgatcgtcgaaaagaggagttatgtcgcaaagcgtaaaccagcagaggggtgttattttcagcagcgtaaattgatttttgGGGGAGTTGttcccaaaaagggcaatgttgccgcaattaacacggCAAGGGAGAcgacttgtcaaaccattacgaccgttaaaatgcgtaaattgtaggcctaccaaatctacttaacatgaCTATATgcagttaggcctactgataataaGCGtgatttgatgagctgtctgaaaccattCTGACAGTAGCATATGgccaatattctcaacaggagattgagaataatagcccaaaaaagaacatGGCAgcaattgtaggataaaattcaaaacactgaagaaggccatggttaattgcacatgatgtgggctaataatgtttttgtcttcacatcttgaacaaaatttaTAAATTAGCCTACTTCAAAATTAcgttgccacacacatttattaactgatgaATGATAAATTCCGAGCTTTAGATGAaggggaaagataaccatgactaaaatggggattcactgaaataagtattattgcacagatccagcacaaactttcagatcagaaggtgacccaaactgtagcacactttgcttggcagaacagtcatttaaaattgctcagcatgactagtaatattattatattacacatgcatatttaatcaaaatccaattattactattctagctgacagtgtatggacagccGACCCATATTTCCAATTTACATAGTCTGCATCCACAGATCCAGTGGGGGCTTGGACAGcggcagactgtggctgtttgaagggcaggggcggaaaaattaaaagggcacctactgcacgacatgggctctcaccagtgtaacaatgggaatgggacaacaccccaagtgtcgtcacagcctcactttgggaaagcatgccctagtgggaacattgtaggggagactgttgggcacagcatctcatcgtcttctttggaaagggcaccatttgggacactca
The DNA window shown above is from Osmerus eperlanus chromosome 3, fOsmEpe2.1, whole genome shotgun sequence and carries:
- the wdr4 gene encoding tRNA (guanine-N(7)-)-methyltransferase non-catalytic subunit wdr4 isoform X4, with the protein product MAVVCVGGEWYLSSCDKLLLAVHTKHNRDPFVFDCSTAENKPKGTRTDNKGHSCASEEKGSDTILALAVSLSGKLVALTDNNKRLVLFGTEPSWQCISTRRLVRRCTSLVFTQTEEELLAADKSGDVYSLSVVEPRKAGELKLGHLSMLLAMTLSPNDKYVITADRDEKIRVSYLKSPYNIQSFCLGHREFVSSLLVLPMHPHWLLSGSGDGTMKLWEYESGRRIQSWDLKQLRDTPSTQANEEVNTFWGLIIGLLSARLPPPRTVVTLPCSVRAFGAAESRFQHLYKVNFDNMSSYLEKKQHRLQQQNENWGKKRRAGKGLQIKQARKKAKSEDKGGDEASS